In Rattus rattus isolate New Zealand chromosome 3, Rrattus_CSIRO_v1, whole genome shotgun sequence, one genomic interval encodes:
- the Pmvk gene encoding phosphomevalonate kinase has protein sequence MAPLGASPRLVLLFSGKRKSGKDFVTERLQSRLGGNICAVLRLSGPLKEQYAREHGLDFQKLLDASTYKETYRRDMICWGEEKRQADPGFFCRKIVEGVSQPIWLVSDTRRVSDIQWFQEAYGALTQTVRVVASEQSRQQRGWVFTPGVDDAESECGLDNFGDFDWVIENHGDEQCLEDQLENLLEFIHAKLQC, from the exons ATGGCCCCGCTCGGAGCTTCCCCGCGTCTGGTGTTGCTGTTTAGCGGGAAGAGAAAATCCGGGAAGGACTTCGTGACCGAGAGGCTGCAGAGCAG ACTTGGAGGTAACATCTGTGCTGTCCTGCGGCTCTCTGGTCCACTCAAGGAGCAGTACGCTCGG GAGCATGGCTTGGACTTCCAGAAACTTCTGGACGCAAGCACTTACAAGGAGACCTATCGGAGGGACATGATCTGTTGGGGGGAGGAGAAGCGCCAGGCTGACCCAGGCTTCTTCTGCCGGAAGATTGTGGAAGGCGTGTCCCAGCCTATCTGG CTCGTGAGTGACACACGGAGGGTGTCTGACATCCAGTGGTTTCAGGAGGCCTACGGGGCTTTGACACAGACTGTCCGAGTAGTAGCCTCGGAGCAGAGTCGACAGCAACGGGGCTGGGTATTCACACCAG GGGTAGACGATGCTGAGTCAGAATGTGGCCTGGACAACTTTGGGGACTTTGACTGGGTCATTGAGAACCACGGAGATGAACAGTGCTTGGAGGATCAGTTGGAGAACCTTCTGGAATTTATTCATGCCAAACTTCAGTGCTAA